A genomic stretch from Nitrospiria bacterium includes:
- a CDS encoding DEAD/DEAH box helicase, giving the protein MTFEELGLAPEILRAVKAKNYEAPTPIQEQAIPAIRAGKDLIGCAQTGTGKTAGFTLPILHRLREGRSPSLRVLVLVPTRELAAQVDESIRTYGRYLHLRTGVVFGGVNFERQELALRRGIDILVATPGRLLDHMRQGNVSFKSLEVLVIDEADRMLDMGFIPDVRAIIKNIPQHRQTLLFSATMPGEIQVLAHEILRQPVVIQIARQGTPASGVRQAVYSVDASRKRDLLLHLIEKEKMDQVLVFTRTKHRADHLAQQLERNGKRVAALHSNKSQGARTRILDEFRRGSIQVLVATNIAARGLDVKGISHVVNFDLPDSPEDYVHRIGRTARAEAEGDAISLMAPNERGNLREIERLIGSKIPQMEIPGFESTGEAQEEAPGRFTRSRHRQSGGASKWRRPVFQR; this is encoded by the coding sequence ATGACGTTTGAAGAGTTGGGGCTTGCCCCGGAAATACTACGCGCCGTCAAGGCGAAAAATTATGAAGCGCCCACCCCCATCCAGGAGCAGGCCATCCCGGCCATACGCGCGGGGAAGGACTTGATCGGCTGCGCGCAGACCGGGACCGGCAAGACGGCCGGTTTCACGCTGCCGATCCTCCACCGGCTGCGCGAAGGCCGTTCGCCGTCGCTTCGGGTTCTGGTGCTCGTGCCCACGCGCGAGCTGGCGGCGCAGGTGGACGAAAGCATCCGGACCTACGGCCGTTATCTTCATTTGCGAACCGGGGTCGTGTTCGGAGGGGTGAATTTCGAGCGGCAGGAGCTTGCGCTCCGCCGAGGGATCGACATCCTCGTCGCCACTCCCGGTCGTTTGCTGGATCATATGCGGCAGGGGAATGTGAGTTTTAAAAGCCTCGAGGTCCTGGTGATCGACGAGGCGGACCGGATGCTCGACATGGGATTCATTCCGGATGTCCGTGCGATCATCAAAAACATCCCCCAGCACCGTCAGACCCTCCTGTTCTCGGCCACCATGCCGGGGGAGATCCAGGTGCTCGCCCATGAAATTCTGAGGCAGCCGGTCGTGATCCAGATCGCGCGACAGGGGACGCCGGCCAGCGGCGTGCGGCAGGCGGTGTATTCCGTCGACGCCTCGCGCAAGCGGGACCTGCTGCTCCATTTGATCGAGAAGGAAAAGATGGACCAGGTGCTCGTCTTTACCCGCACGAAACACCGAGCGGACCATCTGGCCCAACAGCTCGAGCGGAACGGAAAACGCGTGGCGGCGCTTCACAGCAACAAGAGCCAGGGGGCGCGGACCCGTATCCTGGATGAGTTCCGGAGAGGATCGATCCAGGTCCTGGTCGCCACGAACATCGCCGCGCGCGGACTGGACGTCAAAGGAATTTCACACGTGGTGAATTTCGATCTTCCGGATTCCCCGGAGGACTATGTCCACCGGATCGGGCGGACCGCCCGCGCCGAGGCGGAGGGCGATGCGATTTCGCTGATGGCCCCGAACGAGCGGGGAAACCTCCGCGAGATCGAGCGTCTGATCGGATCGAAGATTCCCCAGATGGAGATCCCCGGGTTTGAAAGCACGGGAGAGGCTCAGGAGGAAGCGCCGGGCCGGTTTACCCGTTCCCGGCATCGACAAAGCGGGGGTGCATCGAAGTGGCGGCGGCCGGTGTTCCAACGATAA
- a CDS encoding patatin-like phospholipase family protein: MGFWEKLRVRLGGRPKLSPRVALVLGGGAARGFAHIGVIRVLEQEGIPIHLVVGTSVGSLIGALYAATPHSPNLESIAFQLERNDLVDYAFLTLRKGLIVGDRLERFVSQKVAASRIEDLKIPFAAVATDIRAGERVILNRGPLAPAVHASCALPAVFQPVEMDGRLLVDGGVLESLPVPTAKFLGADVTIAVDVGTRVRDIQGADIVTVIIQALSISGAEIRRRHAQEADVLIHPDVNGIAAFDFTQKERCVEAGAAAAREALPRIREVLAAHRIFLPRS, from the coding sequence ATGGGTTTCTGGGAAAAACTACGGGTCCGTCTGGGGGGCCGGCCCAAGTTATCTCCCCGGGTCGCCCTCGTGCTCGGCGGCGGCGCGGCGCGGGGTTTCGCCCACATCGGGGTGATTCGCGTCCTGGAACAGGAAGGGATTCCGATCCACCTGGTGGTGGGCACGAGCGTGGGGAGCCTCATCGGAGCGCTTTATGCCGCGACGCCCCACAGTCCGAACCTGGAATCGATCGCCTTCCAACTGGAACGGAACGATCTCGTGGACTACGCCTTCCTCACGCTCCGGAAGGGCCTGATCGTCGGAGACCGGCTGGAACGCTTCGTCTCGCAGAAGGTGGCCGCCTCGCGGATCGAGGACCTCAAGATTCCCTTCGCGGCCGTCGCGACCGATATCCGGGCCGGCGAACGCGTCATTTTGAACCGCGGCCCCCTGGCGCCCGCGGTGCATGCCAGCTGCGCGCTGCCGGCCGTTTTCCAGCCGGTCGAGATGGACGGGAGGCTTTTGGTCGACGGCGGCGTGCTGGAATCGCTCCCGGTGCCCACCGCAAAGTTCCTGGGCGCGGACGTGACGATTGCGGTCGACGTCGGGACCCGGGTCAGGGACATCCAGGGCGCGGACATCGTGACCGTCATCATCCAGGCCCTCAGCATTTCCGGGGCCGAGATCCGGCGGCGGCACGCGCAGGAGGCCGACGTTTTGATTCACCCCGATGTGAACGGGATCGCCGCCTTTGATTTCACCCAAAAGGAACGATGCGTCGAGGCCGGGGCGGCCGCCGCCCGTGAAGCTCTGCCCCGCATCCGCGAAGTCCTGGCCGCGCACCGCATCTTCCTCCCACGATCGTAA
- a CDS encoding rhomboid family intramembrane serine protease, with protein MIPLRDDNPTKTTPVVTIGIIVAATVVFIYQLTLGPQAGEQFVYLYGAIPAVIMGQQTLPREVMALPPSLSLITSMFLHGGPLHLIGNMLFLWIFGDNIEEAMGHVRFIFFYLICGVVAAMSHAFSNPASVSPMIGASGAISGVLGAYLLLYPRARVYTLIPLGFFFWRAHIPASIMLGFWFVLQLISGTSSVGAAGGGVAWFAHIGGFLAGMALIGFFKHRSVRFFNPPNRRSPRFYTEG; from the coding sequence ATGATTCCGCTCCGCGACGACAACCCGACCAAGACGACGCCCGTGGTGACGATCGGGATCATTGTGGCCGCCACCGTGGTCTTTATCTACCAGCTCACCCTGGGCCCGCAGGCCGGGGAGCAGTTCGTCTATCTGTACGGGGCGATACCGGCCGTGATCATGGGACAGCAAACACTGCCGCGAGAGGTGATGGCCCTTCCACCCTCGCTGAGCCTCATCACCAGCATGTTCCTTCACGGCGGGCCTCTGCACCTGATCGGGAACATGCTATTTCTCTGGATCTTCGGAGACAATATCGAAGAGGCGATGGGCCATGTCCGGTTCATCTTTTTTTATCTGATCTGCGGCGTGGTCGCGGCGATGAGCCACGCCTTTTCCAATCCCGCTTCGGTTTCGCCCATGATCGGCGCGAGCGGGGCCATCTCGGGCGTGTTGGGCGCCTATCTGTTGCTCTATCCGCGCGCGCGGGTCTACACCCTCATCCCTCTCGGCTTCTTTTTCTGGCGGGCGCATATCCCGGCGAGCATCATGTTGGGGTTCTGGTTCGTGCTTCAACTAATCAGCGGAACTTCCTCGGTCGGCGCCGCGGGAGGGGGCGTCGCCTGGTTCGCGCACATCGGCGGATTCTTGGCCGGGATGGCCCTGATCGGTTTCTTCAAGCACCGCAGCGTCCGGTTTTTCAACCCGCCCAATCGTCGGTCCCCGCGGTTTTATACGGAAGGGTAG
- a CDS encoding Xaa-Pro peptidase family protein gives MTNDQAVLMIANSELDSNLYYATKFLAPDPFIFIQTNGQKTLVMSDLEVDRARAQARVDEVLSYSAIEQRLKEQGHANPRTTDVVDACLKERGVKRLLVPGDFGFRHAQALQSKGYALTVKPDPFFEERVLKSSDEIEAITQTQRATEAAVRAAIDVIRESKIKKDELHGSEGVLTSEGIKKIINVKLMEMDCIAQHTIVACGIQGCDPHDEGSGPLRPNQSIVMDVFPRSARSRYYADMTRTVVKGRAPDALRKMYDTVRRGQEEGIAMVRDGADGRAIHQRIMTLFEQSGYPTGPKNGRMQGFFHGTGHGVGLDIHEPPRISKAEWTLKAGEVVTVEPGLYYPEIGAVRIEDLVVVTQTGCENLTRFPKVLEV, from the coding sequence ATGACGAACGACCAGGCGGTCCTGATGATCGCCAACAGCGAACTGGATTCGAACCTTTATTATGCCACGAAGTTTCTGGCCCCCGATCCCTTCATCTTTATCCAGACCAACGGACAGAAAACCCTGGTGATGAGCGATCTCGAGGTCGACCGGGCCCGTGCCCAGGCGCGCGTGGACGAGGTGCTGTCCTATTCCGCGATCGAACAGCGATTGAAAGAGCAGGGCCATGCCAATCCCAGGACGACCGACGTCGTGGACGCCTGTTTAAAAGAGCGCGGGGTGAAACGGCTTCTCGTTCCCGGCGATTTCGGCTTCCGACACGCCCAGGCGCTCCAATCAAAGGGCTACGCCCTGACGGTCAAACCCGATCCCTTCTTCGAAGAGCGGGTGCTGAAATCGTCCGATGAGATCGAGGCGATCACGCAGACCCAGCGGGCGACCGAGGCGGCGGTCCGGGCCGCGATCGACGTGATCCGGGAATCCAAAATCAAAAAAGACGAATTGCACGGAAGCGAAGGGGTCCTGACCTCCGAGGGGATCAAAAAAATCATCAATGTAAAACTGATGGAGATGGACTGCATCGCCCAGCACACGATCGTGGCCTGCGGGATCCAGGGATGCGATCCGCACGACGAAGGGTCCGGTCCGCTGCGGCCGAATCAATCCATCGTGATGGACGTTTTTCCCCGTTCGGCCCGCTCGCGGTATTATGCCGACATGACGCGGACCGTCGTGAAGGGACGCGCCCCGGATGCGCTTCGTAAGATGTACGACACCGTGCGCCGCGGCCAGGAAGAGGGGATCGCGATGGTGCGCGACGGGGCGGACGGCCGGGCGATCCACCAGCGGATCATGACGCTCTTCGAGCAGTCGGGCTATCCGACGGGCCCGAAGAACGGCCGGATGCAGGGATTTTTCCACGGCACCGGACACGGCGTCGGATTGGACATCCATGAGCCGCCGCGGATCAGCAAGGCCGAATGGACCCTGAAGGCCGGGGAGGTCGTCACGGTCGAACCGGGGCTGTATTATCCCGAGATCGGCGCGGTCCGGATCGAGGACCTGGTCGTGGTGACCCAAACCGGTTGCGAGAACCTGACGCGATTTCCGAAGGTGCTGGAAGTATGA
- a CDS encoding archease, giving the protein MTQGYTFLEDIAISDLAFEARGDTPAELFQAAALALFEGMADTHRLRPKIRKEIRLRHAQLDQLMYDWLSELIYLKDKEGLLFKEFTVRLDHNSEWSLMASVGGEPIDPKRHGLRADAKAVTYHRFEVAQTEAGGWKALVVVDI; this is encoded by the coding sequence ATGACCCAAGGGTATACGTTTCTGGAAGACATAGCCATCTCCGACCTGGCGTTCGAGGCGAGGGGCGATACCCCCGCCGAGCTGTTTCAGGCGGCGGCTCTCGCCCTTTTCGAGGGAATGGCCGACACCCACCGGCTGCGTCCGAAGATCCGGAAAGAAATCCGCTTGCGGCATGCCCAACTCGATCAGCTGATGTATGACTGGCTGTCGGAGCTGATCTATTTGAAGGATAAGGAAGGGCTTCTGTTCAAGGAATTCACCGTCCGGCTGGATCACAATTCGGAATGGAGTCTGATGGCCAGCGTCGGAGGCGAGCCGATCGATCCCAAGCGCCACGGCCTCCGCGCCGATGCAAAGGCCGTGACCTATCACCGGTTCGAGGTGGCCCAGACGGAGGCGGGGGGCTGGAAGGCCCTCGTCGTCGTGGACATATAG
- a CDS encoding RtcB family protein, which translates to MQINKITDYLWEIPKTEKEGMHVPARIFASEKLLKEMDAGVFEQITNVACLPGIQKYALCMPDGHWGYGFPIGGVAAFSTKDGVISPGGIGFDINCGMRLIRTDLKLADVQPRLRDLLNVLFNKVPAGVGAKGFVKIDRKELSEVMTRGVNWCIKKGYGWAQDRDRVEGGGCLPGGDPSHVSPHAVERGIGQIGTLGSGNHYLEIQVASQENIFDEKLARALGIFGQNQVVVMVHCGSRGFGHQIGTDYLRVFDTAMKKYGITVRDRQLACAPFRSPEGQAYYSAMNCAANMAFANRQVITHRIREAFSQVFNEDAERLGLETIYDVAHNVAKIETYEIDGKPTEVLVHRKGSTRCFGPGRSEVPTLYRDWGQPVIVGGSMETGSYLCIGTRKAETETFGSTMHGSGRTMSRHAAKRMIRGSDLQRRMEQHGILVKAVSMSGLAEEAGAAYKNISEVVDTMDAVGVSKKVVRLKPIGNIKG; encoded by the coding sequence ATGCAAATCAACAAGATTACAGACTATCTGTGGGAAATCCCGAAGACCGAGAAGGAAGGGATGCATGTCCCGGCGCGGATATTCGCCTCCGAAAAGTTGTTGAAGGAGATGGACGCGGGCGTGTTCGAGCAGATCACGAACGTGGCCTGCCTTCCGGGAATCCAGAAATACGCGCTCTGCATGCCCGACGGCCATTGGGGCTACGGGTTTCCGATCGGCGGCGTGGCCGCATTCTCGACGAAGGACGGCGTCATCTCCCCCGGCGGGATCGGGTTCGACATCAATTGCGGGATGCGGCTGATCCGGACCGATCTGAAGCTGGCCGATGTGCAGCCGCGCCTTCGGGACCTGCTGAACGTTTTGTTCAACAAGGTGCCCGCCGGCGTGGGCGCGAAAGGGTTCGTCAAGATCGACAGGAAAGAGCTGTCCGAGGTGATGACGCGGGGCGTGAATTGGTGCATCAAGAAGGGCTACGGCTGGGCGCAGGACCGCGATCGGGTCGAGGGCGGTGGATGCCTCCCGGGCGGCGATCCCTCCCATGTGAGTCCGCATGCCGTGGAGCGGGGGATCGGCCAGATCGGGACGCTGGGCTCGGGCAATCATTATCTGGAAATCCAGGTGGCCTCGCAGGAGAATATTTTCGACGAAAAGCTGGCCCGCGCGCTCGGGATCTTCGGGCAGAACCAGGTGGTCGTGATGGTCCATTGCGGCTCGCGCGGCTTCGGCCACCAGATCGGGACGGATTACCTCCGCGTGTTCGACACGGCCATGAAGAAATACGGCATCACGGTGCGCGACCGGCAACTGGCCTGCGCGCCGTTCCGGTCGCCGGAGGGTCAGGCCTACTACAGCGCGATGAACTGCGCCGCAAACATGGCCTTCGCCAACCGGCAGGTGATCACGCACCGTATCCGCGAGGCTTTCAGCCAGGTCTTCAACGAGGACGCCGAGCGGCTGGGGCTGGAAACGATCTACGACGTGGCGCACAACGTGGCCAAAATCGAGACCTACGAGATCGACGGAAAACCGACGGAGGTCCTCGTCCACCGCAAGGGTTCGACGCGCTGCTTCGGACCCGGCCGAAGCGAGGTCCCGACGCTCTACCGCGATTGGGGGCAGCCGGTGATCGTGGGCGGCTCGATGGAGACCGGGTCTTACCTTTGTATCGGAACCCGGAAGGCCGAGACCGAGACCTTCGGCTCGACGATGCACGGCTCGGGCCGTACAATGTCCCGACACGCGGCCAAGCGGATGATCCGTGGGAGCGATCTACAGAGGCGGATGGAGCAGCACGGGATCCTCGTGAAGGCCGTCTCGATGTCCGGACTGGCCGAGGAGGCCGGCGCGGCCTACAAGAACATCTCGGAGGTCGTGGACACGATGGATGCCGTCGGGGTATCGAAAAAAGTCGTCCGGCTCAAGCCGATCGGGAATATCAAGGGATAG
- a CDS encoding lyase translates to MLIGFAPPAHAAGPAVHEFALPDGSHPHDVAPAADGAVWYTAQGRGALGRLDPKGARTREILLGRGSSPHGVIVGPDGAPWVTDSGRNAIVRVDPKTYSVRAFPLPIKAYANLNTAAFDHNGTLWFTGQSGYYGRLDPKSGKVSVFDAPRGPGPYGIATAPDGAVWYASLAGSHIARVDPASGRPTVLDPPTRGQGARRVWADSKSRVWVSEWNAGKVAVYDPKTGRWKEWKLPGKDPQAYAVYVDENDKVWLSDFGGDVIVRFDPETEAFTPFKLPTPGAAVRQILGRPEEIWMAESANDKLAVICDPCRFK, encoded by the coding sequence ATGCTGATCGGTTTCGCCCCGCCGGCGCACGCGGCCGGACCGGCCGTTCACGAGTTTGCGCTGCCGGACGGATCGCATCCGCATGATGTCGCGCCGGCGGCCGACGGCGCAGTGTGGTACACGGCCCAGGGCCGCGGCGCGCTGGGACGCCTCGACCCGAAGGGCGCCAGGACGAGGGAGATCCTGCTGGGCCGAGGGTCTTCCCCGCACGGCGTCATCGTCGGGCCGGACGGCGCGCCGTGGGTCACGGACTCCGGGCGGAACGCGATCGTCCGCGTCGATCCGAAGACGTATTCGGTGCGCGCCTTTCCGCTTCCCATCAAAGCGTACGCCAACCTCAACACCGCCGCGTTCGATCACAACGGCACGCTCTGGTTCACGGGCCAGAGCGGCTATTACGGACGGCTGGACCCGAAGAGCGGCAAGGTATCGGTGTTCGACGCCCCGCGCGGGCCGGGACCCTACGGCATCGCGACGGCCCCCGACGGCGCCGTCTGGTACGCCTCGCTGGCCGGCTCCCATATCGCCCGCGTCGACCCGGCCTCGGGCCGCCCGACCGTTCTCGACCCGCCGACGCGCGGTCAGGGCGCGCGGCGGGTCTGGGCCGATTCGAAAAGCCGGGTCTGGGTGAGCGAATGGAATGCCGGGAAGGTCGCCGTCTACGATCCGAAGACGGGGCGGTGGAAGGAATGGAAACTGCCCGGTAAAGATCCCCAGGCCTACGCGGTCTATGTCGATGAGAACGACAAGGTGTGGCTCTCCGATTTCGGCGGCGACGTGATCGTGCGCTTTGACCCGGAGACGGAAGCCTTCACGCCGTTCAAGCTTCCGACCCCCGGGGCGGCGGTCCGGCAGATCCTCGGTCGGCCGGAGGAAATCTGGATGGCCGAGTCGGCCAACGACAAACTGGCCGTCATCTGCGACCCGTGCCGGTTTAAATGA
- a CDS encoding succinate dehydrogenase/fumarate reductase iron-sulfur subunit — translation MRVTFHIQKYNPERDPKPYEEPYRIDVGHGTTVLEALMRLKNETDGTLTFRYACRSAICGSCAMEINGSEKLACKTQIRPELERHGEIRIGPLKNLPLIKDLVVEMSPFWEKIRSIQPWLEPLPHEQVDPARMRDAYAAFNNVEACILCGACVAACTVYEVEKNFAGPAALAKAWRFTADPREAAVPERLNRLQGDGGIWDCTRCNYCVEVCPKDVKPMEAIILLRRASLQSGLTQTMGSRHIMSFVDIIRHEGRLNEGLMPMKVIGFRLKDFLRVLPLGIRMFLKGKVPFPFKLKPAIPGMKQVRAVFAARAQAREKKP, via the coding sequence ATGCGCGTCACGTTTCACATACAGAAATACAATCCGGAACGGGACCCGAAGCCGTACGAGGAGCCGTACCGGATCGACGTCGGTCACGGCACGACGGTGCTCGAGGCGCTGATGCGCCTGAAGAACGAGACCGACGGCACGCTGACGTTCCGCTACGCCTGTCGCAGCGCGATCTGCGGCTCCTGCGCGATGGAGATCAACGGGAGCGAGAAGCTCGCCTGCAAGACGCAGATCCGGCCCGAGCTGGAACGGCACGGCGAGATCCGGATCGGCCCGCTTAAGAACCTTCCGCTGATCAAGGACCTCGTGGTCGAGATGAGTCCCTTTTGGGAGAAGATCCGCTCGATCCAGCCGTGGCTCGAGCCGCTGCCGCACGAGCAGGTGGATCCGGCCCGGATGCGGGACGCCTACGCGGCCTTCAACAACGTCGAGGCCTGCATCCTCTGCGGGGCCTGCGTCGCGGCCTGCACCGTCTACGAAGTCGAAAAAAATTTCGCCGGCCCCGCGGCGCTCGCCAAGGCCTGGCGGTTCACGGCCGATCCTCGCGAGGCGGCCGTGCCGGAACGGCTGAACCGATTGCAGGGGGACGGCGGGATCTGGGACTGCACGCGGTGCAATTACTGCGTCGAGGTCTGTCCGAAGGACGTCAAGCCGATGGAGGCGATCATCCTTTTGCGGCGGGCCTCCCTTCAGTCCGGCCTGACGCAGACGATGGGTTCCCGTCACATCATGAGTTTTGTGGACATCATACGGCACGAGGGTCGTTTGAATGAAGGGCTCATGCCGATGAAGGTGATCGGGTTCAGGCTCAAGGATTTCTTGCGGGTCCTCCCGCTGGGTATCCGGATGTTTCTGAAGGGGAAGGTGCCGTTCCCGTTCAAGCTTAAACCGGCCATCCCGGGAATGAAACAGGTCCGGGCCGTTTTCGCCGCCCGCGCGCAGGCGAGGGAAAAGAAACCATGA
- a CDS encoding CoB--CoM heterodisulfide reductase iron-sulfur subunit B family protein: MKYALYTGCAAKGACPELYQSTMLVTKRLGLEVVEMLNAACCGAGVITEADPDLALAINARTFAQAEALGLNIMTICGTCQGVMAMANHRLKTEEGLLDRINGLLEPEGVRYNGGVEVKHLLWIIVGDIGLDTLRGHVTVPLENLRIAPFYGCYILRPSKYLGFDDPENPVSLEKLISALSAHPVDYEGRTKCCGFPLVLEKEPIAIGMVGAHVKEAKDELADAMVTPCPLCHMNLDIYQDRAGKKIGGKLALPILHLPQLIGLAMGFKAKELGLSRHLIPTKSVVEKIQLKV, encoded by the coding sequence ATGAAATACGCGCTCTACACGGGCTGCGCGGCCAAGGGCGCCTGTCCGGAGCTTTACCAGTCGACGATGCTGGTCACGAAGCGGCTCGGTCTCGAAGTGGTCGAGATGCTGAACGCGGCGTGCTGCGGGGCCGGCGTGATCACGGAGGCCGATCCCGACCTCGCGCTCGCGATCAACGCACGCACCTTTGCGCAAGCCGAGGCGCTCGGCCTGAACATCATGACGATCTGCGGCACCTGTCAGGGCGTGATGGCCATGGCGAACCACCGGCTCAAGACCGAGGAGGGGCTGCTCGACCGGATCAACGGGCTCCTCGAGCCGGAGGGCGTCCGCTACAACGGCGGCGTCGAGGTGAAGCATCTCCTTTGGATCATCGTCGGCGATATCGGCCTCGACACGCTGCGGGGCCACGTGACCGTGCCCCTGGAAAACCTCCGGATCGCGCCGTTTTACGGCTGCTACATCCTTCGTCCCTCGAAATATCTGGGCTTCGACGATCCGGAGAACCCGGTCTCGCTCGAAAAACTGATCTCGGCCCTCAGCGCCCATCCGGTCGATTATGAGGGAAGGACGAAATGCTGCGGTTTTCCGCTGGTGCTGGAGAAGGAGCCGATTGCGATCGGCATGGTGGGCGCCCATGTCAAGGAAGCGAAGGACGAGCTGGCCGACGCGATGGTCACGCCCTGCCCGCTCTGTCATATGAATCTCGATATCTATCAGGATCGGGCCGGGAAGAAGATCGGCGGGAAGCTGGCCCTCCCGATCCTCCATCTCCCGCAGCTCATCGGTCTGGCCATGGGTTTCAAAGCCAAAGAACTCGGGCTTTCGCGCCATCTGATCCCGACAAAATCGGTGGTCGAAAAAATTCAATTGAAGGTGTAG
- a CDS encoding cupin domain-containing protein: MQIFDLQKSRSFSPDKLKKNNLAETDRLFCDLYCLEPGQEQKPHLHEDSDKIYIVLEGRGWFRIGSEEREIGRERGVLAPAGVDHGVKNGSGERLVLLVFMAPRP; this comes from the coding sequence GTGCAGATCTTCGATCTCCAAAAAAGCCGAAGCTTCTCCCCCGACAAGCTCAAGAAAAACAACCTGGCCGAAACCGACCGCCTCTTTTGCGATCTGTATTGTCTGGAGCCCGGGCAGGAACAGAAGCCGCACCTGCATGAGGACTCCGACAAGATCTACATCGTGCTGGAGGGCCGCGGCTGGTTTCGCATCGGCTCCGAAGAGCGCGAGATCGGCCGGGAGCGGGGCGTACTGGCCCCGGCGGGCGTCGACCACGGCGTTAAGAACGGCTCGGGCGAGCGTCTGGTTCTTTTGGTCTTCATGGCGCCCAGGCCCTGA